In Primulina eburnea isolate SZY01 chromosome 3, ASM2296580v1, whole genome shotgun sequence, one DNA window encodes the following:
- the LOC140826321 gene encoding zinc-finger homeodomain protein 1, whose amino-acid sequence MEYEDQVDEHEEEIGLPPSPLDAASPPRRKPRYKECLKNHAVGIGGKAVDGCGEFIAAGAEGTLDALKCAACNCHRNFHRKETDTFSHHHHHHHHQQQQQLLLTHHPHAHFSYKTPTGYLHVAPPHQAVAPLALPSSSGGGGGGSRDEMEDYYYSNPSGGSAKKRFRTKFTQDQKDKMLDCAERLGWRIQKQDEETVQQICNEVGIKRHVFKVWMHNNKNTLGKKI is encoded by the coding sequence ATGGAATATGAGGATCAAGTAGACGAACACGAAGAAGAGATTGGGTTGCCGCCCAGCCCACTCGACGCCGCTTCTCCGCCACGCCGGAAGCCCAGATACAAGGAATGTTTAAAAAACCATGCGGTGGGCATAGGTGGCAAGGCAGTGGACGGCTGCGGCGAGTTTATAGCGGCCGGGGCTGAGGGCACCCTAGACGCCCTCAAATGCGCCGCCTGCAACTGCCACCGCAACTTTCACCGTAAGGAAACCGATACTTTCAGCCATCACCatcaccaccaccaccatcaACAACAACAGCAACTACTCTTGACCCACCACCCACACGCCCATTTCAGTTACAAAACCCCCACGGGGTACCTCCATGTCGCACCACCACACCAAGCAGTGGCTCCGCTGGCGCTTCCTTCCAGCTCCGGCGGCGGCGGAGGCGGGTCCAGAGATGAAATGGAAGACTACTACTATTCAAACCCTAGTGGCGGCTCCGCCAAGAAAAGGTTCAGAACGAAGTTTACACAAGACCAGAAGGATAAAATGCTGGATTGTGCAGAGCGTTTAGGGTGGAGAATTCAGAAGCAAGATGAAGAAACGGTGCAGCAGATCTGCAATGAAGTTGGAATCAAGAGGCATGTGTTCAAAGTGTGGATGCATAACAACAAGAACACCCTTGgtaagaaaatttaa
- the LOC140826318 gene encoding putative GEM-like protein 3 — MEHPATKEESNGHLKKDSGQDPRPVSEPEPEPNPKPAGGVIADKNDTNVTVDIDLNEGNSGAKENSKPAAGVLKSKKSVRWNEELVMESAVPRDSDRGSSNPSVNYTPAASASSNSSSFNFKETMGSVKDVLGRWGKKVGEATKKAEDLAGNTWQHLKTSPSLADAALGRIAQGTKVLAEGGYEKIFRQTFDTVPEEQLTNSYACYLSTSAGPVMGILYVSTAKLAFCSDNPLSYKSGDNTEWSYYKVVIPLHQLKAVNSSLGRANKAEKYIQVISVDNHEFWYMGFLNYDGAVQCLQDVLQARDTQSV, encoded by the exons ATGGAGCATCCCGCGACCAAAGAAGAAAGCAATGGCCATCTGAAGAAAGATTCGGGTCAAGATCCGAGACCGGTAtccgaacccgaacccgaacctAATCCGAAGCCTGCAGGTGGAGTTATTGCGGATAAAAACGACACCAATGTCACCGTAGATATAGATTTGAATGAAGGCAATAGCGGTGCCAAGGAGAATAGTAAACCGGCTGCGGGGGTTTTGAAATCGAAGAAATCGGTGCGTTGGAACGAGGAATTGGTCATGGAATCGGCGGTGCCGAGGGATTCCGATCGTGGATCCAGCAATCCCTCCGTAAATTACACGCCAGCGGCTTCCGCTTCCAGCAATTCCTcttcatttaatttcaaag AGACCATGGGTAGTGTGAAGGATGTACTGGGGCGATGGGGGAAGAAGGTGGGAGAAGCGACAAAAAAGGCTGAGGATCTTGCTGGGAACACATGGCAGCACc TGAAAACAAGCCCTAGTCTAGCTGATGCTGCCCTGGGAAGAATAGCACAGGGAACAAAGGTTCTAGCTGAAGGCGGCTATGAGAAAATATTTCGACAGACGTTCGATACAGTTCCAGAGGAGCAGCTGACGAATTCATATGCTTGTTACCTGTCCACATCAGCCGGTCCAGTCATGGGGATTTTATACGTCTCTACTGCAAAACTTGCATTTTGCAGCGACAATCCATTATCATACAAATCTGGCGATAATACCGAATGGAGCTATTATAAG GTGGTCATCCCATTACATCAACTGAAAGCTGTGAATTCTTCATTGGGTAGAGCCAATAAAGCTGAAAAATATATCCAGGTTATATCTGTTGATAACCATGAATTTTGGTATATGGGGTTTTTGAATTATGATGGAGCAGTGCAATGCTTACAAGATGTCTTACAAGCACGGGACACCCAATCGGTGTAG
- the LOC140826320 gene encoding cyclin-D4-1-like: MADCNSFDCSEPDLLCDEENNGFCSNGGDEYDDLFNPFNEQNHRNSEKIGPNGGSESRPLIPFPSLSAEHIGWMVEREREFLLGDAYLERLRSGELVLGLRKEALDWMYKACAYHKFGESCLYLAVNYLDRFLSVYNMPVCSSENGGKHKWTTQLVAVACLLLAAKVEEVDAPSTLGIQAGETEVVFQGKTVQRMEIVVLEYLKWRMKPYTPCDYIDYYLRKINDTEFPPEPLISRSVEIILSTIKGIDFLGYRPSEIAAAVAVNVSGGIHGIDIDKALPRFIGIDKEKLVMCLQLIQDLTSNSGVSSSVPHSPIGVLDAACWSYKSDGTAVGSCPSSSNTSPDNKRRKLDRTTSNSLIS; the protein is encoded by the exons ATGGCCGATTGCAACAGCTTTGACTGTTCAGAGCCAGACTTGCTGTGTGACGAAGAAAATAATGGCTTTTGTTCTAATGGTGGCGATGAATATGATGATCTTTTTAATCCTTTCAATGAACAAAACCATCGAAACAGTGAAAAAATTGGTCCAAACGGTGGATCAGAATCAAGGCCGTTGATTCCTTTCCCATCCCTGAGTGCAGAACACATTGGCTGGATGGTTGAAAGAGAAAGGGAGTTCTTGCTCGGAGATGCGTATCTCGAAAGATTGAGGAGTGGGGAGCTTGTTTTGGGTTTGAGAAAAGAAGCTTTGGATTGGATGTATAAG GCTTGTGCTTACCATAAATTTGGAGAATCGTGTCTGTATTTGGCTGTGAACTACTTGGATAGGTTTCTATCTGTATACAACATGCCCGTGTGTTCATCAGAAAAC GGAGGTAAACATAAGTGGACAACTCAGTTAGTAGCTGTAGCATGTTTATTACTTGCAGCCAAGGTGGAGGAGGTGGATGCCCCATCTACTCTTGGCATACAG GCCGGGGAGACAGAAGTTGTGTTTCAAGGCAAAACCGTGCAAAGAATGGAGATTGTGGTGCTGGAATACTTGAAGTGGAGGATGAAACCTTATACACCATGTGACTACATAGACTATTACCTTAGAAAGATTAATGATACTGAATTTCCACCAGAGCCATTGATCTCCAGATCCGTTGAAATCATTTTAAGCACAATAAAAG GTATCGATTTCTTGGGATACAGGCCTTCTGAGATAGCTGCAGCAGTGGCAGTGAATGTTTCAGGAGGAATACACGGAATTGACATCGATAAGGCCCTGCCTCGTTTCATAGGAATTGATAAG GAAAAGTTAGTGATGTGCCTCCAATTGATTCAAGATTTGACATCAAATAGTGGGGTTTCATCATCAGTGCCCCACAGTCCAATTGGGGTCTTGGACGCCGCGTGTTGGAGCTATAAAAGTGATGGAACCGCAGTTGGCTCGTGCCCAAGTTCTTCAAACACGAGCCCTGACAACAAAAGGAGGAAACTCGACCGGACTACATCCAATTCTTTAATTTCCTGA
- the LOC140826322 gene encoding uncharacterized protein, with the protein MELCTARGISNLLFHKPKPPPPHIAPSNIRYPIKCSTPCPAHLKQTRSTSGPRYTIISCLSSTTEATTYESVSPDETTTVTTSPEDTMSVVDAPEETVPEISVTEATSGIKDEPESEGPMTVEVVDSLPVEKKEDYINQPDVVLQEDDSLQLLKFLEDLNIKFDYENKYSIVALGIGGLISLRIAVAVIGAIDSVPLLPKVLELVGLGYTIWFTTRYLIFEQKRGEFVARVKQFKDEVIG; encoded by the exons ATGGAGCTGTGCACAGCTCGAGGCAtctccaatctcctttttcacaAGCCGAAGCCGCCACCGCCGCACATTGCTCCCAGCAACATTCGATACCCAATCAAATGCAGTACCCCTTGTCCTGCCCACCTGAAGCAAACCCGCTCTACTTCTG GACCTCGATACACAATTATTTCATGTCTCAGCTCCACGACTGAGGCAACCACTTATGAGTCAGTCTCACCCGATGAGACGACTACTGTGACAACCTCGCCTGAGGATACAATGTCTGTGGTCGATGCTCCCGAGGAAACCGTGCCCGAGATATCTGTGACTGAAGCAACCTCCGGTATCAAAGACGAGCCAGAATCGGAAGGTCCGATGACAGTCGAAGTGGTAGACTCTCTACCTGTTGAAAAGAAGGAAGATTACATTAATCAGCCTGATGTGGTGCTACAAGAAGATGATTCATTGCAACTGCTCAAGTTCTTGGAGGACCTTAATATAAAG TtcgattatgaaaacaaatattCTATTGTTGCGTTGGGCATTGGCGGCTTGATTTCCCTTAGGATAGCAGTTGCCGTCATAGGTGCCATTGATTCTGTTCCCTTG CTCCCAAAAGTGTTGGAACTCGTGGGCCTGGGCTATACGATTTGGTTCACCACTCGCTATCTCATTTTCGAG CAAAAAAGGGGGGAGTTTGTTGCTAGAGTTAAGCAGTTTAAGGATGAGGTTATTGGTTAA